The following are from one region of the Stigmatella ashevillena genome:
- the hflX gene encoding GTPase HflX: MSQSSSARPLAVLVGVQLPNVSDTEHAADLAELGRLVHTLGYEVVATVTQRREGVAAGTVLGTGKLKELAQLTGGSGTVASGAQVRKSKARERWETEEEEEEPPAAVLDEEDDDAQAVARPRVVVVDHELSPSQLSNLERATGAQVLDRTGVIVDIFHRHARSREARMQVEIARLNYLAPRMRESTGPRERQQGRGSGDSAVELDRRKIRDRLAELREGLASIQQDQEQRRYARRDQLRVALVGYTNAGKSSLMRALTGSEVLVADQLFATLDTTVRALQPETRPRVLVSDTVGFIQKLPHDLVASFRSTLDEALEASLLLYVVDASDPTWESQLEVTRGVLHDIGAQSVPSKLLFNKADRLSPEAREALLQRHPEAIVLSAHAPDDVAALRQSVLDFFERSMTEAELVIPYARQGRIGEVYENARVLSEVFDENGRRLKIRALPAAIAKLTQAFGT; the protein is encoded by the coding sequence ATGTCGCAATCCTCCTCCGCACGTCCCCTTGCTGTGCTGGTGGGCGTCCAGCTCCCCAACGTCTCTGATACGGAACACGCCGCCGACCTCGCGGAGCTCGGCCGGTTGGTGCATACCCTCGGTTACGAGGTCGTCGCGACCGTGACCCAGCGCCGCGAAGGCGTGGCGGCGGGGACGGTCCTGGGGACCGGAAAGCTCAAGGAACTGGCCCAGCTCACCGGCGGCTCTGGCACCGTGGCTTCTGGAGCGCAGGTGCGCAAGTCGAAAGCCCGCGAGCGCTGGGAGACCGAGGAAGAGGAGGAGGAACCTCCCGCAGCGGTGCTGGACGAAGAGGACGATGATGCGCAAGCCGTGGCAAGGCCCCGGGTCGTGGTGGTCGACCATGAACTCTCGCCCAGCCAGTTGAGCAACCTCGAGCGGGCCACGGGCGCCCAGGTGCTCGACCGCACCGGCGTCATCGTGGACATCTTCCACCGCCATGCGCGCAGCCGCGAGGCGCGCATGCAGGTCGAGATCGCCCGGCTTAACTACCTGGCCCCTCGCATGCGCGAGTCGACCGGCCCCCGCGAGCGTCAACAGGGCCGGGGTTCCGGTGATTCAGCGGTAGAGCTCGATCGCCGCAAGATCCGCGACCGGCTCGCCGAGCTGCGCGAGGGGCTCGCGTCCATTCAGCAGGACCAGGAGCAGCGGCGCTATGCCCGGAGGGACCAACTCCGGGTGGCGCTGGTTGGGTACACCAACGCGGGAAAGTCCTCGCTCATGCGCGCCCTGACCGGCAGCGAGGTGCTGGTCGCCGATCAGCTCTTCGCCACCCTGGACACCACGGTGCGGGCGCTGCAACCGGAGACTCGGCCCCGGGTGTTGGTCTCGGACACCGTGGGCTTCATCCAGAAGCTGCCGCACGATCTCGTGGCCTCCTTCCGTTCGACGCTGGATGAGGCGCTGGAGGCCTCTCTGCTGCTTTACGTGGTGGATGCCTCCGATCCTACCTGGGAGTCCCAACTCGAGGTCACCCGCGGTGTGCTCCATGACATCGGGGCGCAGAGCGTCCCGAGCAAGCTGTTGTTCAACAAGGCGGATCGGCTCTCTCCCGAAGCACGGGAGGCCCTGCTTCAGCGTCATCCCGAGGCGATCGTCCTCTCGGCGCACGCGCCGGACGATGTCGCCGCGCTCCGGCAGAGCGTGCTGGATTTCTTCGAGCGCTCCATGACCGAGGCGGAGCTGGTGATTCCTTACGCCCGTCAGGGGCGCATCGGCGAGGTCTATGAGAATGCCCGGGTCCTCTCCGAGGTCTTCGACGAGAACGGTCGGCGGCTGAAGATCCGGGCGCTCCCCGCGGCGATCGCCAAGCTGACCCAGGCCTTTGGGACTTGA
- a CDS encoding NAD(P)-binding protein, which produces MHHPPVEKIAILGGGMASLSAAFALTSSPALRERYEITVYQDGWLLGGKGASVRNREAHGRIEEHGLHVWLGYYENAFTLLCRCYEELGRPPGAAMRTLRDAFIKHGAIAVGEQTARGWEHWSVSFPETDEWPGEGRPLPSVTESIRAAALHVLRYALIWWKQRRGVQPEFDGVAQQLRGLLKRMLSPRGARPDGIPARELADGLSSLLDRLRSLARGDFEADTHLRRMWIVLEFGAITVIGILRDGLQGPSANFEALDELEYCDWLRKHGASERMVSSGLIRAFYHLAFCDGAGAGAGLAILGMLRMFTCYRGAIFYKMRAGMGETVFAPLYEVLRRRGVRFEFFHRVQRLELSADQARIERVVIGRQATPHSGEYHPLIEVGGLPCWPEQPLYHQLVEGEALARHGATLASFWSNGPPVEQRTLHLGTDFHHVLLGISVGALPFIASELIAASPRWQRMAKNLQTVRTVSLQLWVNAPIGPLATSVDAPVTTAYQVPLETWADMSHLIPIEGWKKSSGVQGILYACGQLGHGNDPVAQSDPRAYDRAALEETARSFLQEHLTHIWPGGADARGDLRWERLFDPEGRTGPERLRAQYLRVNADPSDRYVLSVPGSQKHRIAPDESGFENLVLAGDWTRTGYDLGCIEAATMSGLMAARALGAPVSIVGEVPRQRPEPRITLPRYIDRPGEMSLRSPYVMEDVWMTALVLQARQASLGALLDKYLNAPARGRVRYVPAAPFVVLATAFSGRSFSGDPEHRRLGYMPETDVAFWVPAWAMRSGKGALIPERLVWFLPHVFVSTGAAAAAGREIYGFPKSVVDIQMSRSGRALDHLSLEGEVLAQNTPETCGTKARILEVTRREGGTDSPRSFAELIGGITRPLDASGAWASSIANRFAVNEMTLAFLKQFRDVQHTERACYQAIIEAKATVRTLRGQGPIPGTFHVRWGDDASHPFTTDMGLQPGGQQALAAIWADFDFVMESGREIFRAS; this is translated from the coding sequence ATGCACCACCCCCCTGTGGAGAAGATTGCCATCCTCGGAGGAGGCATGGCCTCGCTCTCAGCCGCCTTCGCGCTCACCAGCTCCCCCGCGCTTCGCGAACGCTATGAAATCACCGTCTATCAGGACGGGTGGCTGCTCGGCGGCAAGGGCGCGAGCGTGCGCAACCGGGAGGCGCATGGCCGCATCGAGGAGCATGGCCTTCACGTCTGGCTCGGGTATTACGAGAATGCCTTCACGTTGCTGTGCCGCTGCTACGAGGAGCTCGGCCGTCCTCCCGGCGCCGCGATGCGAACGCTGCGGGACGCCTTCATCAAGCATGGCGCCATCGCCGTCGGAGAGCAGACGGCGCGCGGGTGGGAACACTGGAGCGTCTCCTTCCCCGAGACGGACGAATGGCCGGGTGAAGGGCGTCCGCTGCCCAGTGTCACGGAGTCCATCCGCGCCGCCGCGCTGCACGTGCTCCGGTATGCCCTCATCTGGTGGAAACAGCGACGGGGTGTCCAGCCCGAGTTCGACGGCGTGGCCCAGCAACTCCGCGGCCTGCTCAAGCGCATGCTCTCACCGCGAGGCGCCCGGCCCGACGGCATCCCGGCACGAGAACTCGCCGACGGCCTCTCGTCGCTGCTCGATCGGCTCCGGTCCCTGGCCCGAGGGGACTTCGAGGCCGACACCCACTTGCGCCGGATGTGGATCGTCCTCGAGTTCGGCGCGATCACCGTGATCGGCATCCTGCGCGACGGCCTCCAGGGGCCCAGCGCCAACTTCGAGGCGCTGGACGAGTTGGAGTACTGCGATTGGCTCCGCAAGCACGGGGCCTCCGAGCGGATGGTCTCGAGCGGGCTGATCCGCGCCTTCTATCACCTCGCCTTCTGCGACGGCGCCGGTGCTGGCGCGGGACTCGCCATCCTCGGAATGCTGCGCATGTTCACGTGCTACCGCGGTGCCATCTTCTACAAGATGCGCGCGGGCATGGGCGAGACCGTCTTCGCGCCCCTGTACGAAGTGCTTCGGCGGCGCGGCGTCCGCTTCGAGTTCTTCCACCGGGTGCAACGGCTCGAACTCTCCGCCGATCAGGCGCGCATCGAGCGCGTCGTCATCGGACGGCAAGCGACACCCCATTCGGGCGAGTACCACCCCCTCATCGAGGTGGGCGGGCTGCCATGCTGGCCCGAACAGCCCCTCTACCACCAGCTTGTCGAGGGCGAGGCGCTCGCCCGCCACGGCGCGACGCTCGCTTCCTTTTGGAGCAACGGGCCTCCCGTCGAGCAACGCACGCTGCACCTGGGCACGGACTTCCATCATGTCCTGCTGGGAATCTCCGTGGGGGCGCTCCCCTTCATCGCCTCCGAGCTCATCGCGGCGAGCCCTCGTTGGCAGCGCATGGCCAAGAACCTCCAGACGGTCCGCACGGTGTCGCTCCAGCTCTGGGTGAACGCGCCCATCGGACCGCTCGCCACGAGCGTGGACGCCCCCGTCACGACCGCCTACCAGGTGCCGCTCGAGACCTGGGCGGACATGTCGCACCTCATCCCGATCGAGGGTTGGAAGAAGTCCAGCGGCGTCCAAGGCATCCTCTATGCCTGCGGCCAGCTCGGCCACGGCAACGATCCCGTCGCACAGAGCGATCCTCGCGCTTACGACCGCGCCGCTCTGGAGGAGACCGCTCGCAGCTTCCTGCAAGAGCACCTCACGCACATCTGGCCGGGCGGCGCGGACGCTCGCGGGGACCTGCGGTGGGAGAGGCTCTTTGATCCAGAAGGGCGTACCGGGCCCGAGCGCCTTCGCGCCCAATACCTGCGTGTCAACGCGGACCCTTCGGATCGCTACGTGCTGTCAGTGCCAGGCTCACAGAAGCACCGCATCGCGCCCGATGAGTCAGGGTTCGAGAACCTCGTGCTCGCAGGTGACTGGACCCGGACCGGCTATGATCTCGGCTGCATCGAGGCGGCGACGATGTCCGGTTTGATGGCGGCGCGAGCGCTGGGTGCCCCGGTCTCCATCGTCGGCGAGGTTCCACGACAGCGCCCCGAGCCCAGAATCACGCTGCCTCGCTACATCGACCGCCCCGGTGAGATGTCACTGCGCTCGCCTTACGTGATGGAAGACGTCTGGATGACCGCGCTCGTCTTGCAGGCCCGGCAGGCCTCCCTCGGTGCGCTGCTCGACAAGTACTTGAACGCCCCTGCGAGAGGACGCGTCCGGTACGTGCCAGCGGCTCCCTTCGTCGTGCTCGCCACTGCTTTTTCGGGGCGCTCCTTCTCGGGCGACCCCGAGCACCGGCGCCTCGGCTACATGCCCGAGACGGATGTTGCCTTCTGGGTACCGGCCTGGGCCATGCGCTCCGGCAAGGGAGCGCTGATACCCGAGCGGCTGGTCTGGTTCCTGCCGCACGTCTTCGTCTCGACCGGCGCCGCCGCGGCTGCCGGGCGGGAGATCTACGGCTTTCCCAAGAGTGTGGTGGACATCCAGATGAGCCGCTCGGGACGTGCGTTGGATCACCTCTCGCTGGAGGGCGAAGTCCTCGCACAAAACACACCCGAGACTTGTGGCACGAAGGCCCGCATCCTCGAGGTGACACGGCGCGAGGGGGGGACGGACTCGCCGCGCTCCTTTGCCGAGCTGATCGGCGGTATCACCCGGCCGCTCGATGCCTCCGGCGCGTGGGCGTCATCGATCGCAAACAGGTTCGCCGTGAACGAGATGACCCTCGCGTTCTTGAAGCAGTTCCGTGACGTCCAGCACACCGAGCGCGCCTGCTATCAAGCCATCATCGAGGCAAAGGCCACCGTGCGGACCCTGCGGGGCCAGGGTCCCATTCCTGGCACCTTCCATGTGCGCTGGGGCGATGACGCAAGCCACCCCTTCACAACCGATATGGGCCTCCAACCCGGGGGGCAGCAGGCCCTCGCGGCCATCTGGGCCGATTTTGACTTCGTCATGGAGTCTGGACGCGAGATCTTCCGTGCCAGCTGA
- a CDS encoding serine hydrolase: MSSMRSRRLAAFTCFSVLFSTACGGPLESSERTEPLAENGWSQRKDAALGEALNTTPAAWWWAYGQTIEQVSALVNDNGARIVSLQVEQTSPLRFTVATVKNTGSHAKGWWWYVGVTSSQLASALSTNQARLISVDAYEVSGQTYFAAVMISNTGADAKGWWWYHSVTPAQLSTYLTQNNARLVDLRSYATSAGTRYVAVMVPNTGADAKGWWWYYGITGSQLSTYLTQNQAFLTSIQPADSSGSTFNVIMEQNPGVAWWWYYGVTASQLSDRLNQNGARLLDVKTYTSGGVRKFAAILVNNSNAATTRIGELMRDGTDGVTGHYLKQVGGSVQASLQEDFVFEPASSIKALIALHAMREVDAGRATLNQLVNLYAPTANSSCPSNTITGTETLANAIYHMLEFSDNQRTKAVINAFGFTAINQTALTVGMDSTRLNHYPGCGGPVANALTLEDAAVMYEGIADGSLLTASSRTALYQRMPELAGDFTGIRSKLMALVDQEAASFNLSANDIGQYKSRLITHYKAGGYTLCSGGCLEYLSVAGSAEVPKCTGGLVANQNYVWGIFIQGASNATAAGNTFNSAKVEPLREPIRAALSTWATCSP; the protein is encoded by the coding sequence ATGTCATCGATGCGTTCGCGGCGGCTTGCCGCCTTCACCTGCTTCAGCGTCCTTTTCTCCACCGCCTGTGGTGGCCCCCTCGAGAGCTCCGAGAGGACGGAGCCCCTGGCGGAGAACGGGTGGTCCCAACGGAAGGATGCCGCCCTCGGTGAGGCGCTGAACACCACCCCCGCGGCCTGGTGGTGGGCCTATGGTCAGACGATCGAGCAGGTCTCGGCCTTGGTGAACGATAACGGGGCGCGCATTGTCAGCCTGCAAGTGGAGCAGACCTCTCCCTTGCGCTTCACCGTGGCCACCGTCAAGAACACGGGCAGTCATGCCAAGGGTTGGTGGTGGTACGTCGGAGTAACGAGCAGCCAACTGGCTTCGGCGCTCAGCACAAACCAGGCACGCCTCATCAGTGTGGATGCCTATGAGGTGAGCGGTCAGACGTATTTCGCCGCGGTGATGATCTCCAACACGGGGGCCGATGCGAAGGGATGGTGGTGGTACCACTCCGTCACCCCGGCGCAGCTTTCGACCTACCTGACGCAGAATAACGCCCGGTTGGTGGACTTGCGCAGCTATGCGACCAGCGCTGGCACCCGCTACGTGGCCGTCATGGTTCCCAATACGGGAGCCGATGCGAAGGGATGGTGGTGGTACTACGGCATCACCGGCAGCCAGCTCTCGACCTACCTGACGCAGAACCAGGCGTTCCTGACGAGCATCCAGCCTGCGGATTCCAGCGGCTCCACGTTCAACGTTATCATGGAGCAGAACCCGGGCGTCGCCTGGTGGTGGTACTACGGCGTGACGGCCTCGCAGCTCAGCGATCGCCTGAACCAGAATGGGGCGCGGCTGCTGGATGTGAAGACGTACACCTCGGGTGGCGTGCGCAAATTCGCTGCCATCCTGGTCAACAACTCGAACGCGGCCACCACGCGCATTGGCGAGCTGATGCGGGATGGGACGGACGGCGTCACGGGCCACTACCTGAAGCAGGTGGGAGGCTCCGTGCAGGCTTCCCTTCAGGAGGACTTCGTCTTCGAGCCCGCCAGCAGCATCAAGGCCCTCATCGCCCTGCATGCCATGCGCGAGGTGGACGCGGGCCGAGCCACCTTGAATCAGCTCGTCAATCTCTACGCCCCGACGGCGAACAGCAGCTGTCCCTCCAACACCATCACGGGCACGGAGACGCTGGCGAACGCCATCTACCACATGCTGGAGTTCTCCGATAACCAGCGCACCAAGGCGGTCATCAATGCGTTTGGGTTCACCGCCATCAACCAGACGGCCCTCACCGTGGGCATGGACTCCACGCGCCTCAACCATTACCCCGGCTGTGGTGGCCCCGTGGCGAACGCGCTCACGCTGGAGGACGCCGCGGTGATGTACGAGGGCATCGCCGATGGCAGCTTGCTGACGGCCTCCAGCCGCACCGCGCTTTACCAGCGCATGCCGGAGCTGGCAGGTGATTTCACGGGCATCCGCAGCAAGCTGATGGCGCTGGTGGATCAAGAAGCGGCGAGTTTCAACCTGAGTGCCAATGACATTGGCCAGTACAAGAGCCGCCTCATCACCCACTACAAGGCAGGGGGCTATACCCTGTGCAGTGGTGGGTGCCTCGAGTATCTGTCCGTGGCGGGCTCGGCCGAGGTGCCGAAGTGCACCGGTGGACTGGTGGCGAACCAGAACTACGTTTGGGGCATCTTCATCCAAGGCGCCAGCAATGCGACCGCCGCAGGCAACACCTTCAACAGCGCCAAGGTCGAACCGCTGCGCGAACCCATCCGCGCGGCCCTTTCAACGTGGGCTACCTGCTCTCCGTAG